One window from the genome of Verrucomicrobiia bacterium encodes:
- a CDS encoding helix-hairpin-helix domain-containing protein translates to SKLTGWQVDIEPEVVVTMGFEQKVAAAVKTLAAIPGITQQQADVLVHHGLTRLEDLAQADVSDLAEIPEIGEQAAAILEAVRAEAARRAVKLSEGEVPPAAPVV, encoded by the coding sequence CGTCGAAACTGACTGGCTGGCAGGTGGATATTGAGCCGGAAGTGGTAGTCACGATGGGCTTTGAGCAGAAGGTGGCCGCGGCGGTGAAGACGTTGGCGGCGATTCCGGGCATCACGCAGCAACAGGCGGATGTGCTGGTGCATCACGGCTTGACACGTCTGGAAGATTTAGCGCAGGCAGATGTGAGCGATTTGGCGGAGATTCCCGAGATTGGGGAACAGGCGGCGGCGATACTGGAAGCGGTGCGCGCGGAAGCGGCACGGCGGGCGGTGAAGCTGAGCGAGGGAGAAGTGCCGCCGGCGGCGCCGGTGGTTTGA
- the infB gene encoding translation initiation factor IF-2, with the protein MPVRIYDISKKLGLENKDVLAKAKELGISAAKVPSSSLDKITAEYLENELAGNVAARPAPVPPAEPDKIILVTAPPEPPPAPPEPVVPEIPVVVAEVPPAPVHEVPTENGEVPAAAVVEAPAPIISAAPAPIAPAPVTPPPPTPPPVPAGPQVGDKVGFVQLPSKPAPRTGDKVGSVKLPPRPVAPGPGGGRPDFSRGGRPGDNRNFRGGVPPTQGRPAAPGTRPGDWRGGPAKPATPAAPKFTGPETGEIISLKPPIVVRELAEQLKRKPFQLIADLMELGVFANVNQAIEEEIAKKVCAKHGFRFEVEKRERGSGIVHAPIKKVELDVEDKPETLKPRAPVVTIMGHVDHGKTTLLDVIRKTNVVSGEAGGITQHIGAYTIAFPHPERKNELQQITFLDTPGHAAFSSMRARGANVTDIVVLVVAANDGVMPQTLEALSHAQAAKAEIIVAVNKSDHPNANPMRVRQQLQEKGLVCEEWGGKTLFVDVSALTKQGVPKLLETILLQAEIMELKANPDRRAKGNVIESGLEPGGPTATVLVRKGTLRTGDIVICGQYYGKVRALINEENKREKEAGPSVAVKLLGLNGVPEAGLEFSVVENEKEARDLAEKRAMEARALGQEARAKVTLENLFATMTSNAGKVLKVVVKADTQGSVEAIVEALNKIESDKVALEVIHSAVGTITESDVSLASASSAVILGFHTRIDNGVSDSAKREGVQIKLYAIIYELIDEVKVSLAGLLDPILKDVVLGSAEVRKIFDLSKGGPVAGCMVTAGRIVRGKVRVMRRKGLIYEGVTQTLRRFQDEVNEVRAGMECGIRIEGFGDFQVGDVIECYAVERITQKL; encoded by the coding sequence ATGCCCGTTCGTATTTACGACATTTCGAAAAAACTCGGCCTCGAGAACAAAGACGTTCTTGCCAAGGCCAAGGAGTTGGGCATTTCTGCCGCGAAAGTGCCGTCCAGTTCGCTGGACAAAATCACCGCTGAATATCTCGAAAATGAATTGGCCGGCAATGTCGCCGCCCGCCCCGCTCCGGTGCCTCCCGCCGAGCCTGATAAGATAATTCTCGTCACCGCCCCGCCCGAACCTCCACCCGCGCCACCTGAGCCGGTTGTTCCCGAAATTCCTGTGGTCGTTGCCGAAGTTCCGCCCGCGCCGGTTCATGAAGTGCCGACGGAAAATGGCGAAGTCCCCGCTGCTGCCGTGGTCGAGGCGCCCGCACCGATTATTTCTGCGGCTCCAGCACCCATTGCGCCCGCGCCGGTCACGCCGCCGCCGCCGACTCCTCCACCGGTTCCCGCTGGTCCGCAAGTCGGCGATAAAGTTGGATTTGTTCAGTTGCCCTCGAAGCCCGCGCCTCGCACGGGCGATAAGGTCGGCTCGGTAAAATTGCCACCACGCCCCGTTGCTCCTGGACCTGGCGGTGGACGCCCTGACTTTTCACGCGGTGGACGTCCCGGTGACAATCGTAATTTCCGCGGCGGTGTTCCGCCCACGCAAGGCCGTCCGGCGGCGCCCGGCACACGGCCTGGCGATTGGCGCGGCGGCCCAGCCAAACCCGCCACTCCTGCGGCTCCAAAATTTACCGGCCCGGAAACCGGCGAGATCATCAGCCTCAAACCGCCGATTGTCGTCCGCGAACTGGCGGAACAACTCAAGCGCAAGCCGTTTCAACTCATTGCCGATCTGATGGAGTTGGGCGTGTTCGCGAACGTGAACCAGGCGATTGAGGAAGAGATCGCCAAAAAGGTTTGCGCCAAACACGGCTTCCGTTTCGAAGTGGAAAAGCGCGAGCGCGGCAGTGGCATCGTCCACGCGCCCATCAAGAAAGTCGAACTCGACGTCGAAGACAAACCTGAGACGCTCAAGCCGCGCGCCCCGGTCGTCACGATCATGGGCCACGTTGACCACGGCAAAACCACCTTGCTCGACGTCATTCGCAAAACGAATGTCGTTTCGGGCGAAGCCGGCGGCATCACCCAGCACATCGGCGCTTACACCATCGCCTTCCCCCACCCCGAGCGGAAGAACGAACTGCAACAGATCACCTTCCTCGACACGCCCGGCCATGCTGCGTTCAGTTCCATGCGCGCGCGCGGCGCGAATGTCACGGACATCGTTGTACTCGTAGTCGCGGCGAATGACGGCGTCATGCCGCAAACTTTGGAAGCCTTGAGCCACGCGCAAGCGGCAAAGGCGGAAATCATCGTCGCCGTCAACAAGAGCGATCATCCGAACGCGAACCCGATGCGCGTGCGCCAGCAGTTGCAGGAAAAAGGCCTCGTCTGCGAAGAATGGGGTGGCAAGACTTTGTTCGTGGATGTTTCCGCGCTCACCAAGCAGGGCGTTCCGAAATTGCTCGAAACCATTTTGCTCCAGGCGGAAATCATGGAGTTGAAGGCCAACCCCGACCGCCGCGCCAAGGGCAACGTGATCGAATCCGGCCTCGAACCCGGCGGCCCGACCGCCACAGTGCTCGTGCGCAAAGGCACCTTGCGCACTGGCGATATCGTCATCTGCGGCCAGTATTACGGCAAGGTCCGCGCGCTCATCAATGAAGAGAACAAGCGCGAAAAAGAAGCCGGCCCTTCTGTCGCGGTGAAATTGCTCGGCCTTAATGGCGTGCCCGAAGCCGGTCTCGAATTTAGCGTCGTCGAAAACGAAAAAGAAGCGCGCGATCTCGCGGAAAAGCGCGCAATGGAAGCTCGTGCGCTCGGCCAGGAAGCCCGTGCCAAAGTTACGCTCGAAAACCTTTTTGCCACAATGACTTCCAATGCCGGTAAGGTGTTGAAAGTCGTTGTCAAGGCGGATACCCAGGGTTCTGTCGAGGCCATCGTCGAAGCGCTGAACAAAATCGAATCTGATAAAGTCGCGCTCGAAGTCATTCACAGTGCGGTCGGCACCATTACGGAGTCCGACGTCTCACTCGCCTCGGCGTCGAGCGCGGTCATCCTCGGTTTCCACACGCGCATTGACAACGGCGTTTCCGATTCCGCCAAGCGCGAAGGCGTGCAGATCAAACTGTATGCGATCATTTACGAATTGATTGACGAAGTGAAAGTCTCGCTCGCGGGATTGCTCGATCCGATTCTCAAGGACGTCGTGCTCGGCTCGGCCGAAGTGCGGAAGATTTTCGACTTGTCCAAGGGCGGCCCGGTGGCGGGTTGCATGGTCACGGCGGGACGCATCGTGCGCGGCAAGGTGCGCGTCATGCGCCGCAAGGGCTTGATTTACGAAGGCGTCACCCAGACGCTGCGCCGGTTCCAGGACGAGGTCAACGAAGTCCGCGCCGGTATGGAATGCGGCATTCGCATCGAGGGGTTTGGAGATTTCCAGGTGGGCGATGTGATTGAGTGCTATGCCGTCGAGCGCATCACCCAAAAACTCTAA
- the rbfA gene encoding 30S ribosome-binding factor RbfA, which produces MPSLRLQRVRELLKREIGEIIRREIPVGEAGLITVNDVICSSDLHSATVFLGILGNNDQQKRGLEALNTHRKHIQGLVGKAVVLKYTPTLRFIIDDSVEQGNKVLKIIEELDHASDETTSENN; this is translated from the coding sequence ATGCCGTCGCTCCGACTTCAACGCGTACGCGAATTGCTCAAACGCGAGATCGGTGAAATCATCCGCCGCGAAATTCCCGTGGGCGAAGCTGGCCTCATCACGGTCAACGACGTGATTTGCAGCAGCGACCTGCACAGCGCCACGGTTTTTCTTGGCATCCTCGGCAACAACGACCAGCAGAAACGCGGGCTCGAGGCATTGAACACGCATCGCAAGCACATTCAGGGACTGGTCGGCAAAGCCGTCGTCCTCAAATACACCCCGACGCTGCGTTTCATCATTGACGATTCCGTCGAACAGGGAAACAAAGTGCTCAAGATCATTGAAGAATTGGACCACGCCAGCGATGAAACCACATCCGAAAATAATTGA
- a CDS encoding bifunctional oligoribonuclease/PAP phosphatase NrnA: MKPHPKIIDRILEGISQHKTFCVVGHVRPDGDCIGSQLGLTLALRDQGKKVTCWNEDRVPTKLAFLDPEKIVQKPSGLKDFDCVIATDCASFERLGAAGVNLGKRKLFINIDHHASNTRYADLNWISDKEPSSGEIIYRLLKVANWPITPAIADCLFTAVSTDTGSFQYPSTRPSTYNVAGELVKRGANLAKICDEVYQSYPLSRARLLQHVYNSFRLQHDDQIAYFWLKKADFLRTGAETDDSEGLIDHIRAIEPVIIACVFEELEPDMTRISLRSKSEKVNVNEIAALFGGGGHRAAAGARIPGPPLATQRRVLTAVKKALDAAA; this comes from the coding sequence ATGAAACCACATCCGAAAATAATTGATCGCATTCTCGAAGGCATCAGTCAGCACAAAACCTTTTGTGTAGTCGGCCACGTGCGTCCCGACGGCGATTGCATCGGCTCGCAACTCGGCCTGACGCTTGCCTTGCGCGACCAGGGAAAAAAAGTCACCTGCTGGAACGAAGACCGCGTGCCGACCAAGCTCGCGTTTCTCGATCCCGAAAAAATTGTCCAGAAACCCAGCGGCCTAAAAGATTTCGACTGCGTCATCGCAACTGACTGCGCGAGTTTCGAGCGGCTCGGCGCGGCGGGTGTCAATCTCGGTAAGCGCAAGCTTTTCATCAATATTGATCATCACGCCAGCAACACGCGCTACGCGGACCTCAACTGGATTTCCGACAAGGAACCGTCGAGCGGCGAAATTATTTACCGCCTCCTGAAAGTCGCGAACTGGCCGATCACCCCGGCGATTGCCGATTGCCTTTTCACCGCTGTCTCCACGGATACGGGCTCCTTCCAATATCCCAGCACGCGCCCGAGCACTTACAATGTCGCCGGCGAACTCGTCAAACGCGGCGCAAATCTCGCCAAAATCTGCGACGAAGTTTACCAGTCTTATCCCCTCTCCCGCGCGCGCCTGTTGCAGCACGTTTACAATTCCTTCCGTCTGCAACACGACGATCAGATCGCTTATTTCTGGCTCAAGAAAGCCGATTTCCTCCGCACCGGCGCGGAGACGGACGACTCCGAAGGTTTGATTGATCACATCCGCGCCATCGAGCCGGTGATCATCGCCTGTGTCTTCGAGGAACTTGAACCCGACATGACGCGCATCAGCCTTCGCTCCAAAAGCGAAAAAGTGAACGTCAACGAAATCGCCGCGCTCTTTGGCGGCGGTGGACATCGCGCCGCCGCCGGTGCGCGCATTCCCGGTCCGCCTCTCGCCACGCAACGGCGCGTTCTCACAGCGGTGAAGAAGGCGCTCGACGCCGCGGCATAA
- the truB gene encoding tRNA pseudouridine(55) synthase TruB encodes MHEFDALDGALLIDKPAGPTSHDVVDAIRREFRLKKVGHCGTLDPNATGLLIIVLGRATKLSEKLMSSDKVYAGTIKFGETTDSYDAAGELVASLPVPLTSVEELNQLATTFVGDQMQMPPMVSAIKKEGVPLYKLARKGVEVVREPRFIHIYNFKFSEYHEPFGHFRVACTKGTYVRSLAHDLGQKLGCGAHLSTLRREVSGKFDVANAIEFEEVLGLPLSGLEKRVIPFLKLI; translated from the coding sequence ATGCACGAATTTGACGCCCTCGACGGCGCATTGTTGATTGATAAGCCCGCCGGCCCGACCTCGCACGATGTCGTGGACGCCATCCGCCGCGAATTTCGCCTGAAAAAAGTCGGGCACTGTGGCACGCTGGACCCCAACGCCACCGGCCTGCTCATCATCGTTCTGGGCCGCGCCACCAAACTTTCCGAGAAGCTGATGTCGTCCGACAAAGTTTATGCTGGCACAATCAAGTTTGGCGAAACCACCGACAGCTATGATGCCGCCGGCGAATTGGTCGCGTCGCTCCCAGTACCGCTCACATCCGTCGAGGAATTGAACCAACTCGCGACCACTTTTGTCGGCGATCAAATGCAAATGCCGCCGATGGTTTCCGCCATCAAAAAAGAAGGTGTGCCGCTCTACAAACTGGCCCGCAAAGGCGTGGAGGTTGTGCGCGAGCCGCGTTTCATCCACATCTACAATTTTAAATTTTCGGAATATCACGAACCATTCGGGCATTTTCGCGTTGCGTGCACGAAGGGCACTTATGTCCGCAGCCTCGCGCATGACCTTGGCCAGAAACTTGGCTGCGGTGCGCATCTCTCCACCTTGCGCCGCGAAGTCTCCGGCAAATTTGACGTCGCCAACGCGATTGAATTTGAAGAAGTGCTCGGCCTGCCGCTGAGCGGATTGGAAAAACGCGTCATTCCGTTTTTGAAGTTGATCTGA
- a CDS encoding bifunctional riboflavin kinase/FAD synthetase gives MKIIRSAAELQTMGRKVSLAIGFFDGVHLGHQQIIRQTISDARQYDGLALVVTFDRHPGSVVAPQRVPPLIYSLPQKLRVIESLGADALLLIHFDKPFSEQAGDVFIHGLSRDLGQVQSICVGSNFIFGHKRGGNVALLKTLGAELHFAVHGLAAVSLDNRIVSSTRIRETIRAGSLDAASQMLGRAYSMAGIIVRGDELGRKLGFPTANLDVTGLLAPPNGVYAVHAKIGGQTHRAVVNIGLRPTLNQPTPLLRVEAHLLDFNGDLYGQEMEITFREKLRNEQKFSSLDELKAQIASDLEKARSHF, from the coding sequence ATGAAAATCATCCGCTCCGCCGCTGAACTGCAAACGATGGGGCGCAAGGTTTCGCTCGCCATCGGTTTTTTCGACGGCGTCCACCTCGGCCATCAGCAGATCATTCGCCAAACGATTTCCGACGCGCGCCAATATGATGGCCTCGCGCTGGTGGTGACCTTCGACCGTCATCCCGGCAGCGTCGTCGCGCCGCAACGCGTTCCCCCGCTCATTTATTCGCTTCCGCAAAAACTGCGCGTCATTGAATCGCTCGGCGCCGATGCGCTTCTGCTCATCCATTTCGACAAGCCGTTCAGCGAGCAAGCCGGCGATGTTTTCATCCACGGCCTTTCGCGCGACCTCGGCCAGGTCCAAAGCATCTGCGTGGGCAGCAATTTTATTTTCGGCCACAAACGCGGCGGCAATGTGGCGTTGCTCAAGACTCTCGGCGCGGAACTGCATTTCGCCGTGCATGGCTTGGCGGCGGTTTCGCTGGACAACCGCATCGTCAGCAGCACGCGCATCCGCGAAACGATTCGTGCGGGCAGTCTCGATGCCGCCAGCCAAATGCTCGGACGCGCTTACTCGATGGCCGGAATCATTGTTCGCGGTGATGAACTTGGCCGCAAACTTGGATTTCCGACCGCGAACCTCGACGTGACCGGACTCCTCGCTCCCCCCAATGGCGTTTACGCCGTTCACGCAAAAATAGGCGGACAAACGCATCGCGCCGTGGTCAACATCGGTCTCCGTCCCACGTTGAATCAACCGACGCCACTGTTGCGCGTGGAAGCGCACCTCCTCGATTTCAACGGCGATCTTTATGGTCAGGAAATGGAAATCACCTTCCGCGAAAAACTGCGCAATGAACAAAAATTTTCCTCCCTCGACGAATTGAAAGCGCAAATCGCCAGCGACCTCGAGAAAGCCCGCAGCCACTTTTAA